TAAAAGTGGCACAGCCGAAGGCGGGTTAAAAGCTAAAATATTCATGTGGGCACTTGAAACAGGTCAGAATTACCGTCAAAAGAAAGAAGCCGGAAAAACACCAGGCATACTGTTGTCAGTAGAAAAGAAAATTGCTGAGAAACTGGTATTCAGTAAAATCAAAGAAAAAACCGGTGGAAGATTAAAATTCATGATTTCAGGAGGTGCAGCCCTTCCTAAAAATGTTGGTGAATTCTTCGGTAACCTTGGCATTAAAATTCTTGAAGGATTTGGACTGACAGAAACATCACCTGTGATGGCTGTAACAGAATATGACCGACAGGTTTACGGAACAGTAGGCAGAATCATTCCAGGTATAGAAGTAGCCATACAGGATATCGAGACCAAAGCAATGATCAGCATTCAGACCCACGAATCATTCAATCCGGATTTTGAATGTGCTGAAGGAGAAATCATTGTTCGCGGTCACTGTGTGATGCAGGGATATTTCAATAAACCAGCCGAAACTGCAGAAGCAATAGACAAAAACAACTGGTTCCATACCGGAGATATAGGCCGTTTTTATAAAGGTAATCTTCAGATTACTGATCGTTTGAAAAACATGATCGTCAATGCTTACGGAAAAAACGTTTACCCTACACCAGTAGAAAACATCTATCTGAAAAGTCTTAAAATAGATTCCCTGTTTTTAATTGGCGATAAAAGAGAATACCTTACTGCCATTATTATTCCAAACAGAGAAAGTCTGCAGGAAAAATTCAACTTGCCTGATGCCTTCTTCCTGCAACCCGAGATCTTTATCAATGAACCGGAGATCATCGAATGGATCGGTCAGGATATCAGAAAACTATCAAACGAGTTATCCAAGTTTGAACGCATCAAGAATTTCAGGGTAAAAAGAAATCCTTTCAGCATTGATGAGGGAGAGATCACTCCTACTATGAAAATAAAGCGTAAAGTAGTTGAAAAGATCTATGCCGAAGCCATCAATGAACTTTACACAGAATCAGTTGACGCAGACTAGAAATTAGCTAAAAATAAAAGGCTCTAATTTACTATTTTTGCAGGGCGATTGAGCGCAGGCGTTCAAATCACCAGCAAAACAGAGCTTATCCGGCAAAAGCCGAATATAATAACATTTATGAGTACAGGATTATCAGAATTAGAAATATTGCGCAGAAATGCGTTAAGCCAGTTACGTGAACTGGGAATTGATCCTTATCCACCTGAAGGATATGAGATTAATACAAATGCAGCCGATATACTGGCAAATTACGAAAATAATAAGGATGCCTATCAGCAGGTAAGTTTTGCCGGCAGAATCATGACCCGTCGTATTATGGGTAGTGCTGCTTTTGTAGAAATACAGGATGCTTCGGGAC
This portion of the Pedobacter lusitanus genome encodes:
- a CDS encoding AMP-dependent synthetase/ligase, whose product is MVSFNESSTVPSLLRNVVENIHKPEETFLIHKKNNEWENISFKQTLDQADAVASFFLSKGIVKGDRMGLMIENGPDYVYYDQGIQQIGAINVSIYPTLSEQEVEYIINDSGIKSLLIGNPFLYKKILKIADNCRHLQYIIPAFAEYSKTTVPEDLDKTIISFEEVLKQGKELVTTYQLKIREARAILRPSDISSLIYTSGTTGTPKGVMLSHSNFVENVKVCLQQIPIIDETDVFLSFLPLSHVFERTATYHVCCAQGCKIAYAQSLELLAKNMAEIRPTVMSCVPRLLERIHDKAIKSGTAEGGLKAKIFMWALETGQNYRQKKEAGKTPGILLSVEKKIAEKLVFSKIKEKTGGRLKFMISGGAALPKNVGEFFGNLGIKILEGFGLTETSPVMAVTEYDRQVYGTVGRIIPGIEVAIQDIETKAMISIQTHESFNPDFECAEGEIIVRGHCVMQGYFNKPAETAEAIDKNNWFHTGDIGRFYKGNLQITDRLKNMIVNAYGKNVYPTPVENIYLKSLKIDSLFLIGDKREYLTAIIIPNRESLQEKFNLPDAFFLQPEIFINEPEIIEWIGQDIRKLSNELSKFERIKNFRVKRNPFSIDEGEITPTMKIKRKVVEKIYAEAINELYTESVDAD